A window from Penicillium oxalicum strain HP7-1 chromosome VIII, whole genome shotgun sequence encodes these proteins:
- a CDS encoding putative beta-glucosidase btgE, with translation MKGSILAAAALQRRCVALFILVPGPEETCGCSTKVITVWGSPTLVPEVTPESTTTSTSTLHSTSTATQTVTVTPSVQPVASPSPATPAATLPTPGVTSFSSTGVYTIPATTLTVTDTTTVCGATTTEVPSGTHTIGGVTTVVETSTVITCPYATVKPSGTTVTSVIEMTTYTCPAAGTYTVVPGTVTSVPTSTVLVYPTPQTITPGTYTQPATVVTVTRTDYTYVCPFSTGLASTTAPAATVPAVAATTTAVPVPVATSAVSSAPSVVSSAPSVVSSSPAPVSTGSSSSGVTGAGQYGMTFSPYTNGGDCMPQSDIFNNLKIIKSKGFDLVRVYSTDCNGLEYIGSACKELGLKIMMGVFIDGSGISAAQHQVDAIAKWAQWDMVELIVVGNEAISSGACSAGDLAGFVASSKATFKAAGYSGQVTTTEPINIWQQYGKSTLCGVVDIVGANIHPFFNAQVTAEQAGEFALAELKELEEICGKEVINCETGWPNAGDANGLAVPGTAQQEAAIKSIVSAIGSKSVFFSYADDGWKKPGAFNVEQHWGCASVF, from the exons atgAAGGGTTCCATCCTCGCGGCCGCCGCCCTG CAGCGTCGCTGTGTCgccctcttcatcctggTCCCCGGTCCCGAGGAGACCTGCGGCTGCAGCACCAAGGTCATCACCGTTTGGGGCTCCCCTACCTTGGTGCCCGAGGTGACTCCCGagtccaccaccaccagcaccagcactCTGCACTCGACCAGCACCGCCACCCAGACTGTCACCGTGACCCCCTCGGTCCAGCCTGTTGCCAGCCCGTCTCCGGCGACCCCCGCGGCGACTCTGCCCACTCCCGGTGTGACCAGCTTCTCCTCCACCGGTGTCTACACCATCCCGGCCACCACCCTGACCGTGAccgacaccaccaccgtctgcggtgccaccaccaccgaggTGCCCAGTGGTACTCACACCATCGGTGGAGTGACCACCGTTGTTGAGACCAGCACCGTCATCACTTGCCCCTACGCTACCGTCAAGCCCAGCGGTACCACCGTGACCAGCGTCATTGAGATGACCACCTACACTTGCCCCGCCGCCGGTACCTACACCGTCGTCCCCGGCACCGTCACCTCCGTGCCCACCAGCACCGTCCTGGTCTACCCTACCCCCCAGACCATCACCCCCGGCACCTACACCCAGCCCGCCACCGTGGTGACCGTCACTCGCACTGACTACACCTACGTCTGCCCCTTCTCCACCGGTCTCGCTAGCACCACCGCCCCCGCGGCCACTGTCCCCGCCGTggctgccaccaccactgcCGTCCCCGTTCCCGTCGCCACCTCCGCCGTCAGCTCCGCTCCCTCCGTTGTGAGCTCCGCTCCTTCCGTCGTCAGCTCTTCTCCCGCTCCCGTGAGCACTGGCTCCAGCAGCTCCGGCGTCACTGGCGCTGGCCAGTACGGTATGACCTTCTCCCCGTACACCAACGGTGGTGACTGCATGCCCCAGTCCGACATTTTCAACAacctcaagatcatcaagagCAAGGGCTTCGATCTGGTCCGTGTCTACTCCACTGACTGCAACGGCCTCGAGTACATCGGCTCCGCTTGCAAGGAGCTCGGTCTCAAGATCATGATGGGTGTCTTCATTGACGGTTCCGGTATCTCCGCCGCTCAGCACCAGGTCGATGCCATCGCCAAGTGGGCTCAGTGGGATATGGTCGAGCTCATCGTTGTTGGTAACGAGGCCATCTCCTCCGGCGCTTGCTCCGCGGGCGACCTTGCCGGCTTCGTTGCCTCCAGCAAGGCCACCTTCAAGGCTGCTGGTTACTCTGGCCAGGTCACCACCACTGAGCCCATCAACATCTGGCAGCAGTACGGCAAGTCCACTCTCTGCGGTGTGGTCGACATTGTTGGTGCCAACATCCACCCCTTCTTCAACGCCCAGGTCACCGCCGAGCAGGCCGGTGAGTTCGCCCTCGCTGAGCtgaaggagctcgaggagatcTGTGGCAAGGAAGTCATCAACTGCGAGACTGGCTGGCCCAACGCTGGTGACGCCAACGGCCTCGCCGTTCCCGGCACCGCTCAGCAGGAGGCTGCTATCAAGTCCATCGTCTCTGCCATTGGCTCCAAgtccgtcttcttctcctaCGCCGATGatggctggaagaagccCGGTGCCTTCAACGTTGAGCAGCACTGGGGCTGTGCCTCCGTCTTCTAA
- a CDS encoding Acetyl-CoA hydrolase: protein MAASALLKSRIRRPSYLNKLAKAEDLIDLFPNGSYIGWSGFTGVGYPKMVPTALADHVEKNNLQGQLKYTLFVGASSGAETESRWARLNMIERRSPHQVGKEIAKGINNGQIKFFDKHLSMFPSDLVYNKIDVAVIEASAITENGGIIPGASVGASPELVQMADKVIIEVNTATPSFEGLHDIVGSDLPPGRKPYLIMAPEDRIGTPYIPIDPEKVVAVVESTYPDQTQPNAPEDEGSQAIAANLIEFLKHEVQHGRLPKNLLPIQSGIGNIANAVIGGLSKGGADFSNLKVWTEVLQDSFLDLFDSGNLDFATATSIRFSPDGFKRFYDNWEHYAGKLLLRSQQVSNSPEIIRRLGVIGMNTPVEVDIYAHANSTCVMGSRMLNGLGGSADFLRNSKYSIMHTPSTRPSKIDPTGVSCIVPFATHIDQTEHDLDVVVTEQGLADVRGLSPRERARVIIKQCAHPDYQPILTDYLDRAEFECLRKGMGHEPHLLFQAFKMHQNLQEKGTMKITSWE, encoded by the exons ATGGCTGCTTCCGCTCTGCTCAAGAGCCGCATCCGCCGGCCTTCATACCTCAACAAATTGGCCAAAGCAGAGGACTTGATTGATCTCTTTCCCAATGGCTCGTACATCGGCTGGTCCGGTTTCACGGGTGTGGGTTATCCCAA GATGGTCCCCACTGCCCTCGCCGACCACGTCGAGAAGAACAATTTGCAAGGTCAATTGAAATATACCCTCTTCGTTGGCGCCTCCTCGGGAGCCGAGACCGAGAGCCGATGGGCGCGTCTGAACATGATTGAACGCCGCAGCCCCCATCAGGTCGGCAAGGAAATCGCCAAGGGCATCAACAATGGCCAGATCAAGTTCTTTGACAAGCATCTGAGCATGTTCCCGTCAGATTTGGTTTAT AACAAGATCGATGTGGCGGTCATCGAGGCCTCTGCAATCACCGAGAATGGTGGAATTATCCCCGGTGCCTCGGTCGGTGCCTCCCCCGAGCTGGTGCAGATGGCGGACAAGGTGATCATCGAGGTCAACACGGCCACCCCCTCCTTTGAGGGTCTTCACGATATCGTGGGATCCGATCTTCCACCGGGCCGCAAGCCATATCTGATCATGGCGCCCGAGGACCGCATTGGCACACCTTACATCCCTATCGATCCCGAGAAGGTCGTCGCCGTGGTCGAGTCCACCTACCCCGATCAGACCCAGCCCAATGCGCCCGAAGACGAGGGATCCCAGGCTATTGCCGCCAACCTGATCGAGTTCCTCAAGCACGAGGTGCAACACGGCCGGCTGCCCAAGAACCTGCTCCCCATCCAGTCCGGCATTGGCAACATTGCCAACGCCGTCATTGGTGGTCTCAGCAAGGGCGGTGCCGACTTTTCCAACCTGAAGGTCTGGACCGAGGTGCTGCAGGACTCGTTCCTGGATCTCTTCGACAGCGGCAACTTGGACTTTGCCACAGCAACCTCGATCCGCTTCTCGCCCGACGGGTTCAAGCGCTTCTACGACAACTGGGAACACTACGCGGGtaagctcctcctccgctcGCAGCAGGTCTCCAACTCGCCCGAGATCATCCGCCGTCTGGGTGTCATCGGCATGAACACCCCCGTGGAGGTCGACATCTACGCCCACGCCAACAGCACCTGTGTCATGGGCTCCCGGATGTTGAACGGCCTCGGCGGATCCGCCGATTTCTTGCGCAACTCCAAGTACAGCATCATGCACACCCCGTCCACTCGGCCCAGCAAGATCGACCCCACCGGTGTCAGCTGCATTGTCCCCTTCGCGACTCACATTGACCAGACCGAGCACGACCTGGACGTGGTGGTGACGGAGCAGGGTCTGGCGGATGTGCGAGGCTTGTCGCCGCGGGAGCGTGCGCGCGTCATCATCAAACAGTGCGCGCACCCCGACTACCAGCCCATTTTGACGGATTATCTGGACCGAGCCGAGTTTGAGTGCTTGAGGAAGGGTATGGGCCATGAACCGCATCTGTTGTTCCAGGCCTTTAAGATGCATCAGAACCTGCAGGAGAAGGGGACGATGAAGATTACTTCTTGGGAGTAA